CGGGGCTGACGCGGCGTGTGGGCCCTCTTGTTACAGCTGCTCCGTGACCTGCTTCCGGAAGCACAAAGGTAAGGCCGGCGTCCCCGCCTCAGACCCCGGCCCCCTCCTCATATCCCGCCGCCGTCTCGGGGCCGGGAACCCCTCTGGCCGTGCCTGCTCCCGGCCTTGCCGCGCCCGGTCCTGTCGGGACTCCCGGGGGGACCTCTGCCCGTGAAAGCCTCTCGGGATTTTGAACGATCAGAAACCTTTCTTCTGTTCCGCCTTTCCTTCTGCgtcttgttctctttttctttaaaaatattcgaCTGCTTTCGCGGACGTCTGCCCTCGCTGTTTCTTCACCGTAGCCTTCTGACGCAGCCCGTCGCCGTGTGGCAGACACTGCTCTGGCTAAGGTTAACAAGAAcggtttctttcttttaaataacgCCTTTTTAGAAACAGCGATGTAGATCTGTTTACAATCGGGAGCGATGCCCTTGGTCTGTTAACCTTGTCGTCTACATGTTAagtcctctcctctctgttctcaggGACCCTTTCCCACGACCTCATGCTCGGTTGGCTCTTCTGTTAAAGTTCTTTATGAAAGTAACCATTTATTAAAGTTCTTTATGAAAGTAaccactttattaaaaaaacactgtAAAGTGGTTTACAGCAGTGTGTttcaccccccgcccccctttttttccccaatatctTTGGAGCAGTCTCAAAAGAAGCCTTTCAGCTCAAGTTAGGAAAGAAGTAGAATTGcttttggaggggctggccccgtggccgggtggttaagttcgcacgctcggctgcaggcggcccggtgtttcgttggtccgaatcctgggcgcggacatggcactgctcatcaaaccacgctgtccagcctttccctctgccaggaatgctctTCCCACCTGGCAACACCTCCACGACTCCTCTTGTTCTTGTCTCCCGGCCCTCTCAGGTGACATAGATTAGACTCTCCTTATCTTATCCATATTTCTAGCTGTCATCAAGACTAAACCCCTCTAAGGTGGGCCTGATGACTTTCATCTGTGTATTCCCAAGGGCACATGGTATGTGCAAATTTAGTATCTGAAATTGCTGAGAAGATAGTATGATGCTAATTGAAGTTGGTGTGCCACTTAATTAGGCAGGGTGAGGAAGGATGGGGACAGGCCTAGGGGTGCATAAGGCCTTCTGCCAGGCTCAGGATTGCTTGTTGTTTTCCTTATACTGCCCCTTGCTTTGATCTCTCATTTCCTCTACATCCATTTCTACCCCCACCCACATCTCTTATTCCATACCTATGCCTTCCACCTAGATGCTGGCTTGGGGTGAGGTGCACCCTTGCCACTGAAATGGAAGTGATGTGTGCCTGAGATTTGTGTCTCTTTCAGAGCAGTGCAACCCTGAAACTCGTCctgttgagagaaaaataagatcaGCTCTTACTGCAAAAACTTTAAAGCCTGTGGAAAACAAAGGTGAGTTGGTTGACTTCAATCAAACCTAGAAAAGGATTTCAAACAGAATAAattgaaaggaaagaggaggagactTGGGCTGGGGCAGAGTCAGGAACGGTGGCTTCATTAGGGAGCAGCAGCTTCCTTAGCCCAGAGCACTGGGAGTGAGGCCACATGTCACTGGTGATATTATAGAGCAACCTGAAGGCATTGTTCAGGACAAGAAATATGGGAGCAGGAGGCAAAAGGGGGAAAGGCCATAGCCGTGGTTTGGGAGTGAGGGGTGGACCCTGCTGGTCACGGCTTGGGGTCTCTCTCTATGGATCTGGCTGGGGCTGTCAGTTCACCTGAGCCAGGCCCAGGCAGGGGACTGCCTTTGGCCTAGCTCACCTTGCTGCTGCTGGGGGTTCCTCACAGCTTACAGCAGGAGTGAGCTGTCgtcccagccagccagccagccagcctttCTTTGATACGTCCTAGGCGTCATGAACCATGCTAGGCTCTGAACATTGACAGCAAGGGGACGGCCCACTTCTGCCCTTTGAGAAACTTCCTTGTTGGGTTCAGGCAGTGCCAGCAATTTCAGTGCCCAGGCTGAAAGCACCGGGGATTCGTGTTAGCAGGTTTTCACAGAGCACCTACTTTTTTGGCCCATGACAGGGCTGGAGCCAGAGTGAAGGGAGGTGGGGTGGTAAGAATTGGAGAATCAGGCTCCAAGCCCAATACCACAGGGAAACACATAGAGTAAGTGTGTGACCACTAGGATGCATTCGTTGAAGTTGCCagttctttatttcactttccttccctttcctaaACGAGGAGTGTGGGTATAGCACAAAGTCCAGAGAAGAGGTTCCTTTTGTCCCTACTTGCAAACCTGTTCCTATCACGCGTGCACACACCTTGGAGCAGTAGTTCACGTCTGGCGCCCAGGCTCTCTTTTCAGTCGTAAGCAGCTGATTGTGTTCTGTCTTCCTTAGATGATGACGACGACTCCGTAGCTGACTTTCTCAATAGTGATGAGGAAGAAGACAGAGTTTCTTTgcagaatttaaagaatttagGTAAGTCTGTGCTTTGTTTACTTGTCAACCATTGAGATACATTTAATCTATTGTAtagaatgtgattttttaaagttactaaaTGCTTTAGTGTGGTGTGCCGAGCCCTTCCTCCAGCCACCTGGGTCCGTGAACACACAGGGCTTCCATGCCTCCCAGCCAGCCACCAGGGCCATCCTCTTGGCCTGGAATCCTCCTGGCTTTGTGGGTTGGCAGAagttctcctcctccttcaaggCTTGGTTCAAGTTTCCTTTCCTCAGCTAAACTCTTCTTGACCTTTTGTCTCTCTCAGAATTAGGCACTTTTTCAGTGGTGCCTTATAATAAATATACCACTCACTGcattttatggtaatttgtttctCTCACATCAATCTGTAGGGTAGGGGCCTGCATTTATTCCCGTGTCCCCAGTGCTCAATTTATGGTCCAGCCATTCACGCAAACTGAGCAATCCCAGGATCTGATTTCTTAGAGGGACGTGGGTGCTAATAATGCCCAGCATTATTATTGGGGGACTGCTCTGTCAACCCTTACAGCAGTTCTGTTACTATATAATTAACGGGCCGGTGTACTTCCTAAGGTGGGCACTTTCATTCCTCGCCTTTCAGAATCAGGCTGACAGGTGGTGCTTTGCCTCCAGTCCCCTGGTAGTGATTAGACTGAGATTGGAGCTGAGCGGCGATAAGTGTAAACAagtttgtaaactgtaaagcaccATACAGATGTTAGTGTCAGTTCCTGCTACTGACCCTGCTTCACACTGGATCACACACTTGCTTCAACATCATTCAGAGTATTTGATATAACTGTCCTCACAACTGAGAACCTTCATGTCTGTAAAGGAAGGAAACGTGCCAGCGGCTTAATGCTGTTGTTCTCTGTATGTGTGCTggtaaaatagttttttcttaGCTGAAATGGCATAAAGTTCAGATATTTACAAAGATACCAAGAACAGGAATCTGTCATAGCATTTAACTTGGAAATCATCTAACAGGCTAATCTTACCTTGTTCATTGGGTTAATTTGTGAGTTTAAAGGTTAAGAGGTTGCAGCATCCCTGATGTTAATACATTTGAAGCGTTGAGCTTTCATCTGTCTCCATGTTCACACTTGAACCAAGATGGCGTTTCTTTCCGTGTTGATTTTTAAGGAGAGTCTGCAGCACTAAGAAGCTTACTGCTCAACCCGCACCTTAGACAGTTGATGGTCAGCCTCGATCAGGGAGACAACAAGGCAAAGCTCATGAGAGCCTGCATGCAGGAGCCCCTGTTTGTGGAGTTTGCTGACTGCTGTTTAAGGATTGTGGAACCGTCCCAGAACGAGGATTCTTAAGATGATGATTATGCTGTCTGCTTAAGGATGTGCTTGACTCTTGGAACCTGTCTGCTCCTTCTCCCAGGAGACCAGCAAGTGTGGGGCCCTAAGCAAGGGTGGTGACGTAGGGTAGGTCATGCAGCTCTTCACCTCCATCGCTGTGGGCTCGGGTTTCAGGCAGATGGGGGTACTCTCAAGGTGGCAAACTGTTTATAGAGAGAAAACTCGAGAAAACTTAAGAtggttgtttttaaatgttttatttttagtacaGTTAAGATAGACATCATAAATGATATCATTTTTCAAGTTTCAAACCCATTTGAGTTAAAACTTGCTCAgtgttattaaataaaatcaagatgTAGTTTTATGGTACATTGCATCACTTGTCATCCTTGGTTTATAATCTAATTGCTTGAAATTATGTTAAATAAACCAACAACATATTAAGTAGTaaggttttgttcctttttaaggAACTAAATGCAAAATTTCTCCCAGCCAAAATTTCAGAGCTGATTTCTGGCTGACTTTGCCTGTTCTGTTTGTGGGGAatagggggtggggggtggggggcgggaggcAGGGGAGTATAGTGATGGACACCACCACTGAGTTGGATCTGTGAAGGTAGTAAAATGTGGTGAAGTTCTCTGTGGCCCTGATATTTCTTAATCCTGTTTGGTAACTACCAGCCCCGACACGGCCTGAGGTGTAGATTGGAGCCCCAGGCCCACTGGTACAGTCGCTGCCACAGCCCTGGCTGGCAGGCACAGTCACGTGTGCTGTGGCAGTCGTTTGGCAGCTGTGTGTTGATTAAATGTCTTTGGCAAGGCAGCTGGCAGGAAAAGGCCTTGAGAAACAAAGGCACCAAGGATCACCCAGCCAGGTGAGGACAGAAGGTGGGAAGAGATCACGGGTGGCTCAGCCTGTGTCTTTCCAGCAGAATCTGATTAAAGCCAGTAACACTGTAGGGCGAAGGTTCAGGGCAGATGTCAGCATAGCGCAGTGGAGACTTTCTGCAGTGAAACCTTATCGAGCCCTAGGGAGAGAGATGCAGGGAGGTGTGCACAAGTAAGTACCGGTGTGAGTCAGCAGGAGCAGGACTGAGTgaatcaatgaatttttttttcttgtgaggaagactggccctaagctaacatctgttgctaatcttcctctttttgcttgaggaagattctattttatatgcgggataccaccagagcatggcttgatgagtggtgtgtaggtttgcgcccaggatccaaacccacgaacccgggcctgctgaagtggagcacactgaactttaactaccatgccaccaggctggccccagtgattttttttgccttattctAAAAATAGTGGCCAAGTCCAAAGcagtattaaaatataaaatttcaaatccaTTCATTGTGAGACAGGTGAGGAGACACTAGGAGGGCGCTCTCCCCTACCAGGAGTATTGCCTGTCACATTCTTATGACTGCCTAAAGCTGGAAGATCAAACAGTTACACTTCTGTTTACACTCTGGCTAGCCTGTGTGTTGGTTATCATGGGAGATTTTATCCAGATTATGGCCTGTAGTAATTCCTCTGGTATGAAAATTcaatgtttccttccttctgccttgtCAGTGTCACTAATCCTTGCTGTAACCCCATGTAATAGGTTGAGTATTAGCCCATTTTATGTGCTGGCTGACTATTTTTCCCTGGCTGCCCATAATGAAAAAAAAGGGCACTTGGACCTCACCTGCTTGTCATTTCCTCAGCTGGAATAGGAGTTAAACCAAGTCATACAATTTGAGGAAAGCATAGTGCTAAATCCAGTGCCATTGGAGGGAATAAGCTGTCATCACAACCCTAACTTTTTGAAAGTGGAGCTAATTAAAAGGAGATTCAGAGGAGATGCTAGAACACTTAGAGACAATTTCTAAAAAGGGAATAGGAATGGGCTCTGGAAAATTCCTAGTTGTATTGCTGGAAACTATCCAAACCCACAGCCAGTTGGGGAGCACAGGTTTCTGGTTTCCCCAGCAGGGTTAGGACAGCTCTTGTCCCAGCCTCAGTCCTGCTCCTGCTAGACTCTCCTGGGCTTTGCCTCTGCCTTCCACAGTGGGGTCTGAAGGACCCAGAGCTGTCACGGGCAGGAGTGCCATCCTGCCACACAGCTTACCTGAGGCAGTGCTCGGATGGACATGACGCCAGCTTGTTCTTGTTGTGCTGTCTGGATGGTGTAGGTACTGGGGCTGCCCACGGGCAGCTGGAGGCAGGCCCAGACCACCAGTTTCCTCTGAAAGCCGCGTACGCCCACCGCCGCGTTGGCCAGGACCAGTCCAAGGGGCCAGAGGCGGATTATTGCCCCCAGGAGCCTGGTCTGTGCCTGGGGCAGCGGGAAGGAGCTTGGGGAATGGGGAGCTTGAGACAAGTGTTTTTCTTCCACACCATCCAGTTCTTTAGAAGCAAGGCAGGCCATTCTGATCTTAAAAAGAGAACACCACTTTATAGCTTTCAATTTATTAGCTCTCTCAATGGAAGTGGAAACCAAAACTATCTTTAATAAATCAGCTTAACAAGGTGAACTGAAGGGCACCTGGCCGTGAACTGGATGCCTTCAACTAGATGGGCTCTGTGTGGCACAACTTTATACCCAAGGCAACAGTGCTTAGACCCTACCTACAAATGCTGCTTTACAAAATAATAGCCTTATTGAGATCTAACTGATAGACCATAAGCCCGCCCTTCTAAAGTATTCAATtccatggtttttagtatattcccagAGTTGCTTATGCCACTCCTTGCTGTGTCACAACCACCCTGCAGTGTAGGTGGGGTTGTGCCCATTTCATACATGAGGAACACGAGGCCACCCATTTTGCAGTGGCAGGGCCAGCATGCCAACTGGCTCTATCTGGTATCAAAATACCGTTGTCCACCCTCACTTCTCAAGTCAGATACTCACTCTCCACCTCTGCCACGCACGCTGGATGACCATGGCAGCTGTGTGCAGCCTCTGGATGTGTTTCCGACTTAACCAGGAACGAACGGCTAAGGGGTTTGCCCAGAAACAGGAAAGAGTAGAAAAATGTTCATTAGAGCTATCGGTAACCTGGCTCTGTGGTGACACCAGAGCAGCTGTCAAGGTTTGAAATAGGTACTTTTTCAGTGAATGGCAGCGTCGGGCCACTACATAAGGTAAGGTACCAAAGTCAATAGATAATGCAAAACTGGCTCTGGAAAACCCCTCTCAGACTGCCCACAGACTTGGAGAGACCTACACAGTGAGGCGGCAGCCGGGAGCAGGCTCAGTCTGGGGCAATGCCCAGGGAACAAGAGGGATCCAAATCATctgcatctttttaaattatttctattttttggaaaccCTTAGTTGAATTTGCTTGCTTGCTTGATGAAACCACGAATGACACCGCCATAGACTCACATGCTGGTTAAGGTAATAACTGCTGGATGGTGGGCTGATCATGtggcaattttaattttcttctcttgaaatttcagcattttctgattctttttggTACAATGATATTCAGAAAAGGGGCTATTCCATTAAATACTAATCCATTTGGATTCTAGAAGACTAAAAAGTTTGAAGACAAACCTAAAATTCACCTGTCATCTCACCAACCCACATGGTTTTCTCGTTTCCTCATATGAATCTTTCATGCCTGTCCCCTCAGAAATGCACCTTACAGAGGTGGCATCACTTTTGATGTGTAGTTTAGTATCCAGGTTTGAACATCATATTGGAAGTGGTTTTCCATTAAGTTTAAAGTATTCCTTAAAAAGACTTCTTAGCTGCATCATAAGGATGGCCCATAATGTAGCCATGACTCCACCACTGTCAGGTATTTGGGTTGTtcctagtatttttatttttcaaaataagactGCTACGAACATGGTTCATACATCTCTTCCTTTGATGAATCAAATCTTGTCAGTTTTTACCTTCTTAAACTCATTACAAGCCCTGCAGCCCAGCAGGTAAGGATTTGAGTTgtcataaagggaaaaaaagatgctaTAAACAGCTATTGAGATCTGGGAAAGGGGCATTAGAGGCACATTTTTAGCCTGTTACCTACAGTGCACCCTTACTCATGGTGTGACCTGGTTTCCACTGAACTGGAGAGATGCTCTCGGTGAGGTGGACAGGAAATTTGAATCCCAGGGCACCATAGGGTTGTGTCATCACTTGAGGCTGGGACACAGTTAGCTTTGCTTTGGGGATTTGACGAGCAGCATTTCAAAGGAAACAGGTATCAGGTGGGGTCTGTGTGCAATCGCTGACAGTGGCTGCATTTAGGCCTGCCTGTTGGCCTGGAGTGATGGCTGCCTGCCCAGGGCCCCAGCTCTCCTACCTGCCTGGATGAGCACAGCAGCCCGCCTCTGCCTCTCCTGCTTGCGGTGCTGGTGTCGCCTCCAGCCACCCTGGATGCAGCGGGCACACTGCTCCAACACCTGTGCACGCCCACGTTCCAGAAGCTCTAGCTGGGAGAAGGGACATCACTGAGGTCCTGAGCCTCTCCCCCTGCCCTGAGGAGGGCCCAGATCCTGTCCTGCTGAGGACAGCACACAGCTGGCTTCTATAATCTCCGTTCCTCATCCCAACCAGCTCACCATGGAGTCAGTCATGAACACCTTGGTCCTGCCACAGTACACTGGGGCTGGCATAGCCTCCGCTGGGTCACCAGGTATGGCTGCTGCCTGAGTTAGGGCTGGCAGAGTGCGGAGGATGTCCTGGAGGAGAGGTTGCAGCGCGGCCTCCTCAGTGTGTGGAGACCATTCTAGGGGATGGGAGACAGAGATCCCATCAGTGCGTGGTCATCTATACACATCTGTGGCCTTAAGAAACTGGTTCTGGTCTCCCCAACATTCCACAGGCTTCTCTCCTGCTGTTCTTGCCTCTAACCATTTCTACCTCCTCCTTTTTTTATGGGGAGATCAGAAGCAGCCCCTCTGTTGTCTCTCAGGCCCCTGGCTGTTCTGAGTCTTGGAATCCCCACTTGTGGCTGTGCCCTGGACTGGCCTGCACCCTCCATTCCCATGGGTCCCGTTGGGCCAGCTCCCAAAAAGGCACTTGATGCCTGGACTTCAACCTGGAATCCCAGGCTGCTCAGACAGCATTTGTTTCCAAGGCCCCAAACATGCTGATGGCCAAGCAGGACAGCCAggccacccctcagcccctgaccCCTTACTCCTCGCCATGTAtgggaaaagagagaacaaatccCAGTCCTGTGGAGGCCCAGTGGGtccccctgcctgccctcccgCATCTTGCAGGGCTGACTCCTGCAGAGGGAAGATTTACCTGAGGGCTCTGACCACCTTTAGCTGCCCAGTGCCTCTCTGGAGACAGAGGCTGCCAAAGAAGATGCCGCAGATGAGAAACAGCAGCAAAAATCAACCAGGGgccaggggggctttgggcaaGAGGCACAGAGCAGTAGAGCAAACCATGGAGAGAGGGGGGAGAAAAGAGGTAGGGAGAAAGGATGAGAGGAAAGTGACAAAACTGTgttcaagagaagagaaaaacaaagcagaattgTCCCACCTGGGTCTGGTGGGCCCCAGGGTAAGGCTGTGTGGGTGCAGGGAGCAGCTGGTGCTGGGCTGGGGTCTTCCTGGGTGGGGCCTCACACCCTGTCCTTGGCCTCAACCCTCACTCCCACAGCCTCAGTGATATCCGCATGCTGACAACCCCCAAATTGGGGCCACAGGCAAGACGTCCCCTTGAGGTTAAAGCTTGCCGAGGGTCTTGCAGACGTCTCCACTGGATGACTTGAGGCCTGGAGCTCATCAGCCCTGGCAGGGCTCAGCAGCTGCCCCAAACCTCTCTTCCCCACTGGCCAGGCATagttaattttctcctttcctgtccctCTGCATCCAACCAAACACTTGCTGGTCTGACCAGTTTCTTCTCAGCATTTCCTGACTGCCCACATCCTtagcttctctctgctctggccaGCTTAACAGCCTCACTCCCATGGCCTGCCCCGGGGCCCCCACGGTGGTCTCCATGTCACTCCCTTTTTCCCCAGAAGTGCCTCCCATCTGCCCAGAGAATAAAATCCAGCTTCTGTGACTGGGCCCTGCCTGTCACTGCAGCCTCACCTCTCCATTCTCTGTCCTTATGAGCCAGCACCACTGAATGGCCTGGAGCTCCTCTCACACAGTGCCGTCTCCTGCCTGCAGGCCTCTGTTCAGATTACTTCTTTCATGTGGAATGCCCTTGACCTGGCTAATCCCATCTGTCCTCAGAcaccacctcttccaggaagtcttccctgattcACATCTCCCCAGCACCACCCACAACATCCTGTTCCTAGCTATGCCCTTTCCACTTTTCCCACTCTTCAGTTGTTTTTTGAGTCTGTTTCCTCTGTTGAACCAAGAACCATGAAGGCAGGgctgtgttttattcatctctgaaCCCCCGCCCCTAGCCCTGGGATGGCCCAGCACAGGTGCTTAGTAAACTGTGGTTGAACAAATGACTAACAGACGGGCCCCTCTCACCTGAGCGCCCTTCATCAAGAGACAGGCTGCAGGGACCAGGGGATGTGCGAGGACGGAGCCTTCTCAGCAATTCATATCGTTCCACGAAGTTCTGGTGAGACACTCTGGAAGCAAaagcaggtggaagaggagaatGCGGTTACTTCATCCATGAGCCAGGCACAGTGCTCGGGGTGCAACACGAGTTATCTCATATTTAATCTGCTCAACAGCCCAGCAGGGGCTGCCTGACTGTGCCCACTGAATGGACGAGGTTGTGGTTCTGGAGAGATTACTAGGGTCACTCAGCGGGAAGTCAGTGGAGACCATTTTTAAACTGAGCCTGCTCTTCCTGTGGCCTTGATCTACCAAAACAATCAGTGTCTTGCCCTTTCAGTAGAGGATTTGCAGtctgcttccttccaaagggGCCTGCAGGCCTCCTCCCAGCCTAGACCATTCCTACTGCGCACACGTgctcagcctcatctcccaccagcCCTCTCTGACCCCACAgtctcctccacttcctcctgatTTCTCTGTTCCCCTTCATGGTGCTTCTCTCAATGGCTGGTGACACCTGATACCTGTACTTCCTCCTCCTTAGTCTGGCTTCTGTCCCAACAGTGCTACTGCACCAGTGTGGCTCTCGTCACAGCCATTGGCTGTGCCACAAATCCAGTTGTCAGTGCTCGGTCTTCCTCTTGCCCAGCCTGTGGGCAGCAGGTGCCCAGCTGACCCCTCTCCCTtggagagctctctctctcagcctccaggACACCCACTATCCTGGCTTCCTCCTTCACCCATGGCTCCTTGCAAGTTGTTGTTGCTGGTGTCTCATCCTCTCAGGATGTGGGCATTCTTCAGGGAATGGCTGCAgaccccctctctctccccctaggTGATTTCCTCCTTGCTCATGGTGTTAAGACCCGCATGTGCTCCAGTTCTTAAAGCTCTACTGAGCCCCGAGCCTGTCTCACAGCCGTTTCAAACCTGATGAGGCCATACTCCTGACCCTGCCCTCGCTTCCCACCGTCCAACCTGGGCCTTCCCCAGACCATCCTATCTGGGAGAACTTTCTCCTGATTCATCCATTTGCCCAGACGGAAGCCTAGAAGttgcttctgtggcctggaagTTGACTGCTCCCCTGCCCAATACCCCCTGGTGGATCAATCCACAGTCCTATTTCTGTTGAAGCCATACACCAATCTTACAcgtttctctccatttttcactGCTGCCACCCTCATCTGGGCCACCATCTGGCCTGCGCACCTGTCACAGCCTTCTCACtcatctcctcccttctctcctgacCCTATGTCCAACCTCcgcacagcagccacagggatcTTCTTAGAATATGAATGAGAGCACAGTGCTCCCTCCTTAGAATATCCAGTGGCTTCCATGGCACTCAGGATAAACTGCAAAGTCCCAGCGTGCCCTACGAGGTGCTGGCTCCTCGCCCCTCTCTTCCCGTTCCTGGTTCTCTATGCTCCAGTCACTTTAGCATCTCCCTGTTCCTAACCTGGGAGCTCTGAGGTTGCTGTTCCCTTGGTCTGCAATGCTCTCCCACCTCAAACCTTCCCAGGCTGGCCCTTTCACTTCCTGGAGGCCTGACTGCTTTGAGGGCCCCTCCCTGACCAGCCCAAGGAGCCTCTTCCCCTGTCAGTCTACCTAACAGCAGTCTTGGTTTCTCTCCTAGCACTGATTTACTTTAGACTTCTCGTTCTTGTTTCCACAGGAATGTATGCCCCAAGAGGGCAGAGACTCACCTTCCTTATTGACTGATATATACTagaaacagtgcctggtacaaaatAGTGCAAAGAAAGTGAATGGAAAAATGAACATGTGCAGCCCCTTGAGTTCCAGGTTGACTTCGCAGATCCACCTCTTTCTCCTCACGTCCTTATCCTTCTCTGGTCTGGGCAGGCTCTGGTCGGGCCTGAGTGCTGAGCTCCACCCTGGCATTGGCCCTGCCCCCTGCAGTATTTGGCCCACTCACCGGATGGGGAAGCCAGCGGCACTGATGTGAATGGTCTCCACGAGGCCACAGGCCTCCAGCTGGCTCAGGACCTGCAAGGGTGGGGAGACAGGGTGGGTACCTGCCACATGGGGCCGGCAGGCCAGAAATGCCGCTCCTGTGACCTGACTGGTGTGGACCTGCAGGCTCTCCTGAGGCTCAGCTGATGGGGGTATACTCTCTGAGGCAGTGAGAAATCAAGGGGCCTTGAGAAAATCTCCCTGCTGGAAAGGCTCCTGGAGGCCCCAGGTCCCCTTATCTGATGCATGGCTTCTGAGACAGTAGAGGCAGGTGCTGGCTCTGTCTCACCAGTCCTGGCAGCGCAGAGGTGCTCTGCTACACAATGCAGCCCAACCcaattcctcttttttatttattttatattttgcaggCAATAGAGTGAGTCACAGCTGAGGGGCAGGGGAGATTATTTTGTGAAGATTCTTCTGGGACCTGAATGAAGGTCTTTACCACAGAGGAAAGTGGCCCTGGCTATAAACCTTAAGCCACATCTACCAGTTGACTGTGGGGCGCTTTCCAGCATCGTCCACCACTCACACCTCATCCACATCCCTTGAAGCCCAGTACTCTGAGCAAAGGGCAGCTGCTGGCCAGAGTGcttttgtgcaaattagaaaaaactATACCTCCAGTCAGAAATGGCCACACTGTGCACAGAATGTAAGGTGACACAGACTTTCAGCTAATCACAAAAGTCACCCGTTCCTCTGGGCAGCTTCAGTCTCTCATTGGGGTACAT
The sequence above is drawn from the Equus przewalskii isolate Varuska chromosome 10, EquPr2, whole genome shotgun sequence genome and encodes:
- the ZNHIT3 gene encoding zinc finger HIT domain-containing protein 3 isoform X1, translated to MASLNCSTIVCVICLEKPKYRCPACRVPYCSVTCFRKHKEQCNPETRPVERKIRSALTAKTLKPVENKDDDDDSVADFLNSDEEEDRVSLQNLKNLGESAALRSLLLNPHLRQLMVSLDQGDNKAKLMRACMQEPLFVEFADCCLRIVEPSQNEDS
- the ZNHIT3 gene encoding zinc finger HIT domain-containing protein 3 isoform X2, which gives rise to MECAWEDFQELPLFAGVAISGPEEQCNPETRPVERKIRSALTAKTLKPVENKDDDDDSVADFLNSDEEEDRVSLQNLKNLGESAALRSLLLNPHLRQLMVSLDQGDNKAKLMRACMQEPLFVEFADCCLRIVEPSQNEDS